A single region of the Novipirellula aureliae genome encodes:
- the clpP gene encoding ATP-dependent Clp endopeptidase proteolytic subunit ClpP has product MPLIPYVVEKSGREERVYDIYSRLLKDRIIFLGQQVDDQISNALVAQMLFLQSDDPKADIHLYINSPGGSITAGMAIYDTMQFVSCDVATYCIGQAASMGAVLLTAGAKGKRYALPNARIMIHQPLAGMQGTAKEVEIHVGELRRIKQRMNEIMIEHTGHSLEKIEADTDRDRFMSAEEACEYNLIDKVVTRAGEMES; this is encoded by the coding sequence ATGCCATTAATTCCGTATGTCGTCGAAAAGAGCGGACGCGAAGAACGAGTCTACGACATTTACAGCCGACTTCTGAAAGATCGAATTATCTTTCTCGGTCAGCAAGTCGATGATCAAATTTCGAATGCCTTGGTCGCGCAAATGCTGTTTTTGCAATCAGACGATCCGAAAGCGGACATTCACTTGTATATCAACAGCCCGGGCGGCAGCATTACGGCTGGAATGGCGATCTACGATACGATGCAATTCGTTTCGTGTGACGTGGCAACCTATTGCATCGGTCAAGCCGCTTCGATGGGCGCGGTCCTGTTAACCGCTGGCGCGAAGGGAAAACGATACGCACTTCCGAATGCGAGAATCATGATCCACCAACCGCTCGCTGGGATGCAAGGTACGGCCAAGGAAGTGGAAATTCACGTCGGAGAACTTCGCCGTATCAAGCAGCGGATGAATGAGATTATGATTGAGCATACCGGTCATTCGCTTGAAAAGATTGAAGCAGACACCGATCGTGACCGCTTCATGTCGGCCGAAGAAGCTTGCGAATACAACTTGATCGACAAAGTCGTCACCCGTGCCGGCGAAATGGAATCCTGA
- a CDS encoding ClpP family protease — protein MNSSIDQHELSSSHSYQSYQRQRQMTLGDLLLENRIVFLQGEIHYANANDVVMKLLYLQSENRRKDIHFYLNSPGGSVTATLAIYDTMQMLSCPVATYCVGEACSGAAVLLVGGAKGKRFCLPNSRVMMHQPMGGVGGQVSDIEIQAAEMFRYRDVLNEIISNHSGKSVEQIAKDTDRDFFLSANQAKEYGLVDDILTKPPASEEQEED, from the coding sequence ATGAACAGTTCGATCGACCAACACGAGTTGTCCAGCAGCCATTCTTATCAAAGTTATCAACGGCAACGTCAAATGACGCTTGGCGATTTGTTGTTGGAAAACCGCATTGTGTTCTTGCAAGGTGAAATTCACTATGCAAACGCCAACGATGTCGTGATGAAATTGCTTTATTTGCAGAGCGAAAATCGTCGCAAAGACATTCACTTTTATCTCAATTCGCCTGGCGGTAGCGTGACCGCGACTTTGGCCATCTACGATACGATGCAAATGCTATCATGCCCGGTCGCGACCTATTGTGTCGGAGAAGCGTGCAGTGGAGCAGCGGTTTTGTTGGTCGGCGGAGCCAAAGGGAAACGGTTCTGCTTACCGAACAGTCGCGTGATGATGCATCAACCAATGGGTGGTGTTGGCGGGCAAGTCAGCGATATCGAAATCCAAGCTGCTGAAATGTTCCGTTACCGTGACGTTTTGAACGAAATCATCAGCAACCATTCGGGCAAATCAGTCGAACAGATCGCGAAGGACACCGATCGCGATTTCTTCTTGAGTGCAAACCAAGCGAAAGAGTATGGTTTGGTTGACGACATTTTGACGAAGCCGCCTGCGTCGGAAGAACAGGAAGAAGACTAG
- a CDS encoding NAD(P)/FAD-dependent oxidoreductase, with protein MRTYYDCVVIGGGPAGGSAASIVAKAGLDTLLIERDAMPRFHIGESLMPETYWAFERLGLTERIRKAGFQAKKSVQFVTHRGTESEPFFFRAHDDRPCSTTWQVERSEFDKLLFDRAGELGADCYDQTRLLDVHFDENHKATGVSVRTADGNNHSIDCRVVIDATGQQSFIANKLKLKQVDANLKKVAIWTYYRGAVRGEGDNEGATIILNTESRDSWFWFIPLSRGITSIGCVGDSDCLLNNGAKPEAVFFDQLARCPGLTPRLIDAVRLGDIRTAKEFSYSTSQHAGDGWVLVGDAFGFIDPVYSSGVFFALEMGIRAGDAIVAGFKKEDLSREQLQSWTAEFLEGSQWIRKLVHAFYSKEFSIGRFMKRHPEHRGQITNLLIGRIFESSAEQVFQDMEAMMKESATM; from the coding sequence ATGAGAACCTATTACGACTGTGTAGTGATTGGCGGTGGGCCTGCGGGCGGTTCCGCCGCATCGATTGTTGCCAAAGCTGGCCTGGATACGTTACTGATCGAACGGGACGCGATGCCGCGATTTCACATTGGTGAATCGCTAATGCCCGAGACGTATTGGGCGTTTGAACGACTCGGGCTGACCGAGCGGATTCGAAAGGCGGGCTTTCAGGCTAAGAAAAGCGTCCAATTTGTGACGCATCGCGGAACCGAGTCGGAACCGTTCTTTTTTCGCGCACACGATGACCGGCCCTGCAGCACGACTTGGCAAGTTGAACGGAGCGAATTTGACAAACTGTTATTTGACCGAGCGGGCGAATTGGGGGCGGATTGCTATGACCAAACTCGATTGCTCGACGTACACTTTGACGAGAATCATAAAGCCACCGGTGTCAGCGTCCGCACAGCCGATGGGAACAACCATTCGATCGATTGTCGCGTCGTCATCGACGCGACCGGCCAACAATCATTCATCGCCAACAAGCTAAAACTAAAACAAGTCGATGCCAATCTAAAGAAGGTTGCCATATGGACGTATTACCGCGGAGCGGTTCGCGGCGAAGGGGATAACGAAGGGGCGACCATCATTTTGAACACCGAATCGAGAGATTCTTGGTTTTGGTTCATTCCTCTCTCAAGGGGCATTACCAGTATTGGCTGCGTCGGTGACAGTGATTGCCTGTTGAACAATGGAGCGAAACCGGAAGCGGTTTTCTTTGACCAGCTTGCCCGTTGCCCTGGGTTAACTCCTCGATTAATCGATGCTGTGCGACTCGGTGACATTCGCACGGCGAAAGAGTTTTCGTACTCGACTTCTCAGCATGCTGGCGATGGCTGGGTTTTGGTGGGCGATGCGTTCGGATTTATCGATCCCGTCTACTCCTCGGGCGTCTTTTTCGCTTTGGAAATGGGCATCCGCGCTGGCGACGCCATCGTCGCTGGATTCAAGAAAGAGGACCTGAGTCGCGAGCAATTGCAATCGTGGACCGCCGAGTTTTTGGAAGGATCTCAGTGGATTCGCAAGCTGGTCCACGCATTCTATTCGAAAGAGTTTAGTATTGGTCGATTCATGAAAAGGCACCCCGAACATCGGGGTCAGATCACCAATTTGCTAATCGGACGTATCTTTGAGAGCAGTGCGGAGCAGGTGTTTCAGGACATGGAAGCGATGATGAAGGAGTCTGCGACGATGTGA